A DNA window from Streptococcus sp. LPB0220 contains the following coding sequences:
- a CDS encoding surface-anchored 5'-nucleotidase, protein MKKKIILKSSILAVAAGLSVFAINSVFADELPVQFMGVNDFHGALEQTGTARLEGETVKNAGTAPLLATYLNDSQKDFETENAGTPNASIRVQAGDMVGASPANSALLQDEPTVKVFNEMNFEYGTLGNHEFDEGLGEFNRIMKGEAPTPGQFNKIVDEYPHEASKQEVVIANLVDKDTNKIPFDWKPYTIKEIPVNDKTVKVGFIGVVTTEFPNLVLRKNHEQYRVLDEAESIAKYARELNDQGVHAIAVLAHVAATSKNGVAEGPAADMIKKLNQIYPENSVDIVFAGHNHQYTNGMVGNTLIVQGTSQGKAYSDVRGVLDTDTADFVKAPTAKIIAVDPSKGKAKDAKVQAIIDDANATVKKVTEAKIGTADKAENITRELNAQKESAVGDLVTAAQLDIAKKSGYPDVDFAFTNNGGIRADLVVKPDGTVTWGAAQAVQPFGNILQVVEITGDQIYKALDQQYDEKELYFLQMAGIKYTYTKPADATEENPYKVVKAYKADGTEIDRNKTYKAIINDFLYGGGDGFSVFRDTKLIGAINPDTEVFIQYIEDVNKAGKKLSASILGNKTFVEKVEEEKPTPEPQPQQEPQPSPVDPVSPVNPVHPVAPVTPTTPTSQPENPVTPAQPAASETKEVASVKPVAVTYHTGGQAEVAATPATGLPKTGQEELASTVLSLFGMTSLALAGFVVSKKREG, encoded by the coding sequence ATGAAGAAAAAAATTATCTTGAAAAGCAGTATCCTAGCGGTCGCTGCAGGTCTTAGTGTTTTTGCGATCAATAGCGTTTTTGCAGACGAATTGCCTGTGCAGTTCATGGGCGTCAATGACTTCCACGGTGCCTTGGAACAAACAGGGACAGCTCGTTTAGAAGGCGAAACTGTGAAAAATGCAGGAACAGCCCCACTTTTGGCAACCTATTTGAACGATTCGCAAAAAGACTTTGAAACGGAGAATGCCGGAACGCCAAATGCCAGCATCCGTGTGCAAGCGGGAGATATGGTCGGCGCTAGTCCAGCCAACTCTGCCCTCCTTCAAGATGAACCAACTGTAAAAGTCTTCAATGAAATGAACTTTGAATATGGCACTCTTGGAAATCACGAGTTTGACGAAGGACTTGGTGAATTCAACCGGATCATGAAGGGAGAAGCCCCAACACCTGGTCAATTCAATAAGATCGTCGATGAGTATCCTCATGAAGCTTCTAAACAAGAAGTTGTAATTGCCAACTTGGTTGACAAAGATACTAACAAAATCCCATTTGACTGGAAACCTTATACCATCAAAGAAATCCCAGTCAATGACAAGACCGTTAAGGTCGGATTTATCGGGGTTGTTACGACAGAATTCCCAAATCTTGTTTTGCGTAAAAATCATGAACAATACCGTGTTTTGGATGAAGCAGAATCCATTGCCAAATATGCGCGTGAACTGAATGACCAAGGCGTTCATGCTATCGCTGTCTTGGCCCACGTTGCTGCAACAAGTAAAAATGGGGTAGCAGAAGGTCCTGCTGCAGACATGATCAAAAAATTAAACCAAATCTATCCTGAAAACTCAGTGGATATCGTCTTTGCAGGTCATAACCACCAATATACAAACGGGATGGTTGGAAATACCTTGATTGTTCAAGGTACGTCTCAAGGGAAAGCTTACTCGGATGTCCGTGGGGTCCTAGATACGGATACAGCTGACTTTGTCAAAGCTCCAACTGCTAAGATTATTGCGGTAGATCCATCGAAAGGCAAAGCAAAAGATGCCAAGGTTCAAGCGATCATCGATGATGCCAATGCGACGGTTAAAAAAGTAACAGAAGCAAAAATCGGTACAGCAGACAAAGCTGAAAATATTACCCGTGAATTGAATGCGCAAAAAGAAAGTGCTGTTGGAGATTTGGTCACAGCAGCGCAACTAGATATTGCCAAAAAATCAGGTTATCCAGATGTTGACTTTGCCTTCACCAATAATGGAGGAATTCGTGCAGACCTCGTGGTGAAACCAGACGGAACAGTCACTTGGGGTGCAGCTCAAGCAGTGCAACCATTTGGAAATATCCTCCAAGTAGTAGAAATCACTGGGGACCAAATCTACAAAGCTTTGGATCAACAATATGATGAGAAAGAGCTTTACTTCTTGCAAATGGCAGGGATCAAGTACACCTATACGAAACCAGCCGATGCAACGGAAGAAAATCCTTATAAGGTCGTGAAAGCTTACAAGGCAGACGGAACTGAAATTGATCGCAACAAGACCTACAAGGCGATTATCAACGACTTCTTGTATGGTGGTGGTGATGGCTTCTCAGTCTTCCGCGATACAAAATTGATCGGTGCTATTAATCCAGATACAGAAGTCTTTATCCAATACATCGAAGATGTGAATAAGGCAGGGAAGAAGTTATCTGCTTCAATCTTGGGTAACAAGACATTTGTGGAAAAAGTGGAAGAAGAAAAACCAACTCCAGAACCTCAACCACAACAGGAACCACAGCCATCGCCAGTTGATCCAGTAAGTCCTGTAAATCCAGTCCATCCTGTAGCTCCAGTGACTCCTACTACCCCAACATCTCAACCTGAAAACCCAGTAACTCCAGCTCAACCAGCTGCAAGCGAAACAAAAGAAGTGGCAAGTGTCAAACCAGTCGCTGTCACTTATCATACGGGTGGCCAAGCAGAAGTAGCTGCTACACCAGCAACGGGTCTTCCAAAAACAGGTCAAGAAGAATTGGCTTCCACAGTCCTTAGCCTCTTTGGCATGACCTCACTAGCTTTAGCAGGCTTTGTAGTCAGCAAAAAACGTGAAGGTTAA
- the rpsF gene encoding 30S ribosomal protein S6 yields MAKYEILYIIRPNIEEEAKNALVARFDSILTDNGATVVESKDWEKRRLAYEIQDFREGLYHIVNVEANDAVALNEFDRLSKINGDILRHMIVKVDA; encoded by the coding sequence ATGGCTAAATACGAAATTCTTTATATTATTCGTCCAAACATTGAAGAAGAAGCTAAAAACGCTTTGGTAGCACGTTTCGATTCTATCTTGACTGACAACGGTGCAACTGTTGTTGAATCAAAAGATTGGGAAAAACGTCGTCTTGCATACGAAATCCAAGATTTCCGTGAAGGACTTTACCACATCGTAAACGTTGAAGCGAACGACGCTGTAGCTCTTAACGAGTTCGACCGTCTTTCAAAAATCAACGGTGACATTCTTCGTCACATGATCGTAAAAGTTGACGCGTAA
- a CDS encoding single-stranded DNA-binding protein, translated as MINNVVLVGRMTRDAELRYTPSNQAVATFSLAVNRNFKSQNGEREADFINCVIWRQQAENLANWAKKGALIGITGRIQTRNYENQQGQRVYVTEVVADSFQLLESRAAREGHAGGGYSSGNGGFAGNATPSFGGSEPSNAAPNFGREENPFGANPMDISDDDLPF; from the coding sequence ATGATTAACAATGTTGTACTTGTCGGTCGTATGACCCGTGATGCTGAACTTCGCTACACTCCAAGCAATCAAGCAGTTGCTACTTTCAGCCTAGCTGTCAACCGCAACTTCAAGAGTCAAAATGGAGAGCGCGAAGCCGATTTCATCAACTGTGTGATCTGGCGTCAGCAAGCAGAAAACTTAGCCAACTGGGCTAAGAAAGGTGCTTTGATTGGGATTACCGGTCGCATTCAAACACGTAATTACGAAAACCAGCAAGGTCAACGTGTTTATGTCACTGAAGTCGTAGCAGACAGCTTCCAACTATTGGAAAGCCGTGCAGCACGCGAAGGGCATGCAGGTGGTGGCTATTCATCAGGCAACGGTGGTTTTGCTGGAAATGCAACCCCAAGCTTTGGTGGATCTGAACCAAGCAATGCAGCGCCAAACTTTGGTCGTGAAGAAAATCCATTTGGAGCGAATCCAATGGATATCTCAGACGACGATCTTCCATTCTAA
- a CDS encoding phosphoketolase has translation MTVDYNSKAYLDKVDAWWRAANYISAAQMYLKDNPLLKREVVENDLKAHPIGHWGTVPGQNFIYAHLNRAINKYDLDMFYIEGPGHGGQVMVSNSYLDGSYTELNPNIPQNEEGFKHLCKIFSFPGGIASHAAPETPGSIHEGGELGYALSHAAGAVLDNPDVIAATVIGDGEGETGPLMAGWLSNTFLNPVNDGAILPIFYLNGGKIHNPTIFERKTDEELALFFEGLGWKPIFANVTAISDDHEAAHALFAEKLDEAIEEIKKVQAEARKGSAEEATQPVYPVLIARIPKGWTGPKAWEGTPIEGGFRAHQVPIPVDAHHMEHVDALLSWLESYRPAELFDETGKLLPEIAEIAPKGDRRMAMNPITNAGVIKPMNTADWKKHAFKIETPGAIMAQDMIEFGKYAADLVDANPHNFRIFGPDETKSNRLQEVFTRTSRQWLGRMKPDYDEALSPAGRVIDSQLSEHQAEGMLEGYVLTGRHGFFASYESFLRVVDSMITQHFKWLRKSKTHTTWRKNYPALNLIATSTVFQQDHNGYTHQDPGILTHLAEKTPEYIREYLPADTNSLLAVMDEAFKGEDVINLIVSSKHPRPQFYSAAEAEELVREGYKVIDWASTVSADEEPDLVIAAAGTEPNLEALAAITILHKAFPELKIRFVNVVDILKLRHPSVDARGLSDEEFDKVFTTDKPVIFAFHGYEGMIRDIFFNRHNHNLRVHGYRENGDITTPFDMRVMSELDRFHLAQDAANAALGDAASAFAAKMDETIAFHHDYIRENGDDIPEVQNWKWENVNK, from the coding sequence ATGACTGTCGATTATAACAGCAAAGCTTACTTGGATAAAGTAGACGCTTGGTGGCGTGCAGCCAACTACATTTCAGCTGCTCAAATGTACTTGAAAGATAACCCATTGTTGAAGCGCGAAGTCGTTGAAAATGACTTGAAGGCTCACCCAATCGGACACTGGGGAACTGTACCAGGGCAAAACTTTATCTATGCTCACTTGAACCGTGCCATCAACAAATACGACTTGGATATGTTCTACATTGAAGGACCAGGTCACGGTGGACAAGTAATGGTATCGAACTCTTACTTAGATGGTTCTTATACTGAATTGAATCCAAACATCCCACAAAATGAAGAAGGTTTCAAACACTTGTGTAAGATCTTCTCATTCCCAGGAGGAATCGCTTCTCACGCGGCGCCTGAAACACCAGGATCTATCCACGAAGGTGGAGAACTTGGTTATGCCCTTTCTCACGCTGCAGGTGCTGTATTGGATAATCCAGATGTGATTGCTGCCACAGTTATCGGTGACGGTGAAGGAGAAACAGGTCCATTGATGGCTGGTTGGTTGTCAAATACCTTCTTGAACCCAGTCAACGATGGGGCTATCCTTCCAATCTTCTACCTCAACGGTGGGAAGATCCACAACCCAACCATCTTCGAACGCAAAACAGATGAAGAATTGGCCCTCTTCTTTGAAGGTCTTGGTTGGAAACCAATCTTTGCAAACGTAACCGCTATTTCTGATGACCACGAAGCTGCTCACGCTTTGTTTGCAGAGAAATTGGACGAAGCGATTGAAGAAATCAAGAAAGTCCAAGCAGAAGCTCGTAAAGGTTCTGCAGAAGAAGCAACTCAACCAGTATACCCTGTCTTGATTGCTCGTATTCCTAAAGGTTGGACTGGACCAAAAGCTTGGGAAGGAACACCAATTGAGGGTGGCTTCCGTGCTCACCAAGTTCCAATCCCAGTAGATGCTCACCACATGGAGCATGTGGATGCCCTTCTTTCATGGTTGGAATCTTACCGTCCAGCTGAGTTGTTTGACGAAACTGGTAAATTACTTCCTGAAATTGCTGAAATCGCACCAAAAGGTGACCGTCGCATGGCGATGAACCCAATCACAAATGCTGGTGTGATCAAACCAATGAACACAGCTGATTGGAAGAAACATGCCTTCAAGATCGAAACACCAGGTGCTATCATGGCGCAAGATATGATCGAATTTGGTAAGTATGCAGCAGATCTTGTGGATGCGAACCCACACAACTTCCGTATCTTTGGACCGGATGAAACCAAATCAAACCGTCTTCAAGAAGTCTTTACTCGTACAAGCCGTCAATGGTTAGGACGTATGAAACCAGACTACGATGAAGCGTTGAGCCCTGCTGGTCGTGTCATTGACTCTCAATTGTCAGAGCACCAAGCAGAAGGAATGCTTGAAGGATATGTCTTGACAGGTCGTCATGGCTTCTTCGCTTCTTACGAATCATTCCTTCGTGTTGTGGATTCTATGATCACTCAACACTTCAAATGGTTGCGTAAGTCTAAGACCCATACAACATGGCGTAAAAACTACCCAGCCTTGAACTTGATTGCAACTTCAACTGTCTTCCAACAAGACCACAATGGTTACACTCACCAAGATCCAGGTATCTTGACTCACTTGGCTGAGAAAACTCCTGAATATATCCGTGAGTACTTGCCAGCAGATACCAATAGCTTGCTTGCAGTGATGGATGAAGCCTTCAAGGGAGAAGATGTGATCAACTTGATCGTTTCTTCTAAACACCCACGTCCTCAATTCTATTCAGCAGCTGAAGCAGAAGAATTGGTTCGTGAAGGATACAAGGTGATCGATTGGGCATCAACTGTTTCAGCAGATGAAGAGCCAGATCTTGTTATTGCAGCCGCAGGTACTGAGCCAAACTTAGAAGCTCTTGCAGCCATCACAATCTTGCACAAGGCCTTCCCAGAATTGAAGATCCGCTTTGTCAACGTTGTGGATATCTTGAAATTGCGTCACCCATCCGTTGATGCGCGTGGACTTTCAGATGAAGAGTTCGACAAAGTCTTCACAACTGATAAACCAGTCATCTTTGCTTTCCATGGTTACGAAGGCATGATCCGTGATATCTTCTTCAACCGTCACAACCATAACCTTCGTGTACATGGTTACCGTGAAAACGGGGATATCACCACACCATTTGATATGCGTGTGATGTCTGAGTTGGATCGCTTCCACTTGGCACAAGATGCAGCTAATGCAGCTCTTGGAGATGCAGCAAGCGCATTTGCAGCGAAGATGGATGAAACAATCGCCTTCCACCATGACTACATCCGTGAAAACGGAGACGACATTCCAGAAGTTCAAAACTGGAAATGGGAAAACGTGAATAAATAA
- the rpsR gene encoding 30S ribosomal protein S18, with protein sequence MAQQRRGGFKRRKKVDYIAANKIEYVDYKDTELLSRFVSERGKILPRRVTGTSAKNQRKVTTAIKRARVMALMPFVNED encoded by the coding sequence ATGGCTCAACAACGTCGTGGCGGATTCAAACGCCGTAAAAAAGTTGATTACATCGCAGCAAACAAAATCGAATATGTCGATTACAAAGATACTGAGCTTCTTAGCCGTTTCGTTTCAGAACGTGGGAAAATCCTTCCTCGTCGTGTAACTGGAACTTCAGCGAAGAACCAACGTAAAGTAACAACAGCTATCAAACGCGCTCGCGTAATGGCTTTGATGCCTTTCGTAAACGAAGATTAA
- a CDS encoding ATP-binding cassette domain-containing protein, which produces MFEIHNLSIKYGEKTLLLPTSLKFKEGKLYTIYGKSGVGKTSLLNKIGLISEYDPKVTYIYDGSKIDTSNKKIVSSFIAQNLAFIFQNHNLINDLTVYDNLKISLDFFNLSAKEVEKKIDDILSELEILELKDVYPEDLSGGEEQRVAIARGMVTDKNIILADEPTNSLDSENRELVSSLLLKLANKYNKIVIVVSHDEYVINKGDIKLHFEDKKLIGMKEDIECNFQKEWHASKLKKHIRLKIQKKRKVPPLPVLLLILISFTVSLAVGSMNIQSLFSSKYQRIISDSLENGFLVINDSIGLGTNKVIDDFQSLSNKEIHQISDSRNVYKLEPYIEFPSMGMTFENAENYLKISRDFSPNLSINGKNIHLSKNYSVQPLFNTNTTQRQIKYFDRTTNRGIFVSESFIKEQKLEDIVAGSEMTLTYYVPINIYESHIDKEGSYSKSDGDLYVKEEQTFKILGIVKEEFPFNYSVNDNTLFMASDEMLKIQSKYIGAESKRRETIDDLPVKEWAPSAVHVTVKDSKDVPQEINRIKNISDKFSIVSSFENYKEFNKGLKYIKNFLLIISFVMLLLVVAILSFVFFLINRTRKYEVGVLKAMGYSTKHVFRLFILELLNYGKKIITLSSVLLLILTLLAIQMLQLEVVDIIHFYLASIASLIILTFVVLMTSGLIPIYLTGKQPIVDAIRKNR; this is translated from the coding sequence ATGTTTGAAATTCATAACTTGTCTATTAAGTATGGCGAGAAAACACTGTTGCTACCAACATCTCTAAAGTTCAAAGAGGGAAAATTATATACAATTTATGGAAAATCTGGAGTTGGAAAAACTTCGTTACTGAATAAAATTGGTCTGATTTCAGAGTATGACCCTAAAGTAACTTATATTTATGATGGCTCCAAAATTGATACGAGTAACAAGAAGATTGTTTCATCCTTTATTGCGCAAAATCTAGCTTTTATATTTCAAAATCATAATCTAATAAATGATTTGACTGTGTATGATAATTTGAAAATTTCGCTAGATTTTTTCAATTTATCAGCAAAAGAAGTAGAAAAGAAAATAGATGATATTCTAAGTGAATTAGAGATTCTAGAATTGAAGGATGTATATCCAGAGGATTTATCAGGAGGAGAAGAACAACGTGTTGCTATTGCTAGAGGGATGGTAACAGATAAGAATATTATTTTAGCAGATGAACCTACAAATTCTTTGGATTCTGAAAATAGAGAGCTTGTCTCATCTTTACTGTTAAAACTAGCAAATAAATATAATAAAATCGTTATTGTAGTTTCTCACGATGAATATGTCATTAACAAAGGAGATATAAAGCTACATTTCGAAGACAAAAAATTAATTGGAATGAAAGAAGACATAGAGTGTAATTTTCAAAAAGAGTGGCATGCTAGTAAATTAAAGAAACATATTAGATTAAAGATCCAAAAGAAAAGGAAGGTACCTCCTTTACCTGTACTTTTATTAATACTAATTTCCTTCACAGTTTCGCTTGCAGTTGGTTCTATGAATATTCAATCATTATTTTCTTCTAAGTATCAAAGAATAATCAGTGATTCATTAGAAAATGGTTTCTTGGTTATTAATGATTCAATAGGACTTGGGACGAACAAGGTGATCGATGATTTCCAATCGCTATCGAATAAGGAAATACATCAAATTTCTGATAGTAGGAATGTATACAAATTAGAACCATATATTGAATTTCCTAGTATGGGAATGACTTTTGAAAATGCTGAAAACTATTTAAAAATTAGTCGAGATTTTTCACCGAATCTATCTATTAATGGAAAGAATATTCATTTATCCAAGAATTACAGTGTGCAACCGCTTTTCAATACGAATACGACTCAGAGACAGATAAAATACTTTGACAGGACTACAAATAGGGGGATATTTGTTTCGGAATCATTTATCAAAGAACAAAAACTAGAAGATATTGTAGCTGGGTCGGAGATGACACTTACATATTATGTCCCAATTAATATTTATGAATCTCATATAGATAAAGAAGGAAGTTATTCTAAATCTGACGGAGACCTATATGTGAAAGAGGAACAAACGTTTAAAATACTAGGGATCGTAAAAGAAGAATTTCCGTTTAACTATTCTGTAAATGATAACACCTTATTCATGGCGAGTGATGAAATGCTGAAAATACAGAGCAAATATATAGGTGCGGAGAGCAAACGGAGAGAAACCATTGATGATCTCCCTGTAAAAGAATGGGCACCAAGTGCAGTACATGTTACTGTAAAGGATAGCAAAGATGTCCCTCAGGAAATTAACCGTATTAAAAATATTTCGGATAAATTTTCGATTGTTTCGTCTTTCGAGAATTATAAAGAATTTAATAAAGGTTTAAAATACATAAAAAACTTTTTGCTAATTATTTCGTTTGTCATGCTTTTGCTTGTAGTTGCAATCTTATCTTTTGTCTTCTTTTTAATAAATCGAACGAGAAAATACGAAGTTGGCGTATTAAAGGCTATGGGATACAGTACAAAACATGTTTTTAGATTATTTATTCTCGAGTTATTAAATTATGGAAAGAAAATAATTACTTTATCAAGTGTTCTGCTTTTAATACTAACTCTATTAGCTATTCAAATGCTTCAATTAGAAGTAGTTGATATCATTCATTTCTATCTAGCTTCTATAGCGTCATTAATTATCCTTACGTTTGTTGTATTAATGACTAGTGGGCTTATTCCTATCTATCTGACAGGGAAGCAGCCTATTGTTGATGCCATTCGTAAGAATAGATAA
- a CDS encoding GNAT family N-acetyltransferase, which yields MKEGVIIRRMIKTDIEHISQAFIHQGWPGRKDILTSYFQDQENGERDVLVAESDGFVAGYITILPAAKHGPFVGVYPELTDFNVFEPFRSRGIGNQLLEEAEKRVRLLSEIVTLGVGLHSGYGPAQRLYVKRGYIPDGSGIWFRDRPLAPYSSCENNDDLVLYFSKRLNNDMQ from the coding sequence ATGAAGGAAGGTGTAATCATCAGGAGGATGATAAAGACAGATATTGAGCACATCTCTCAAGCCTTTATCCACCAAGGGTGGCCGGGTAGAAAGGATATCTTGACCAGCTATTTTCAGGATCAGGAGAATGGGGAAAGGGACGTATTAGTAGCTGAGTCGGATGGATTTGTGGCAGGCTATATCACTATATTACCTGCTGCCAAGCACGGCCCTTTCGTGGGAGTCTATCCTGAACTAACTGATTTTAATGTTTTTGAGCCATTTAGAAGTCGAGGAATTGGGAATCAACTCTTAGAAGAGGCGGAAAAAAGAGTCCGGCTACTATCAGAGATTGTTACTTTAGGGGTTGGTTTACACTCGGGTTATGGCCCAGCTCAAAGACTGTATGTTAAACGAGGCTATATCCCAGATGGATCTGGAATTTGGTTTAGGGATCGCCCCTTGGCCCCTTACAGTTCTTGTGAAAACAATGATGACTTAGTCCTCTATTTTTCAAAAAGATTGAACAATGATATGCAGTAA
- a CDS encoding phosphodiester glycosidase family protein produces MKFFKKSYTYAACFGLLLTSSFSYSMLKTFVLSDAIQTVKATTTDTKAAKKAAASATTTDTSYSDDNIQVTLTEKTVENTQVYIADITVSSSDYLKTAFAQNTYGTNVTAKTSVTAANNSAILAVNGDYYGANSTGYVIRNGVVYRDTVREDSSNGDLAIYKDGSFKIIYEDEISADQLVKDGVVNLLAFGPSLVENGEITVDTNSEVGQSMASNPRTAIGIIDENHYIIVVSDGRTSESEGLSLYQLAEVMKSYGVKTAYNLDGGGSSTLYFNGQVINKPTTNGTISERAVSDIVYIGY; encoded by the coding sequence ATGAAATTCTTTAAAAAATCCTACACCTATGCTGCCTGCTTTGGCCTTCTTTTGACCAGCAGTTTTAGCTACTCGATGCTCAAGACCTTTGTCTTATCCGATGCCATCCAAACCGTAAAAGCTACGACTACGGATACTAAAGCAGCAAAAAAAGCAGCTGCATCGGCAACAACGACCGATACCAGCTATTCAGATGACAATATCCAGGTGACTTTAACAGAAAAAACGGTTGAAAATACCCAGGTTTACATTGCAGATATCACAGTCAGCTCATCTGACTACCTCAAAACAGCCTTTGCACAAAACACATACGGAACCAACGTGACAGCTAAGACCTCTGTCACAGCTGCCAACAACAGTGCCATTCTGGCAGTGAATGGTGACTATTACGGGGCTAACAGTACAGGATACGTCATCCGAAATGGAGTGGTCTACCGCGATACCGTTCGGGAAGATTCAAGCAATGGTGACCTAGCCATTTACAAGGATGGATCCTTCAAAATTATCTACGAAGATGAGATCTCTGCAGATCAATTGGTCAAGGACGGGGTCGTCAATCTCCTCGCTTTCGGTCCTTCCTTAGTTGAAAATGGAGAAATTACCGTCGATACCAACTCAGAAGTTGGACAATCCATGGCATCCAACCCACGTACAGCGATTGGGATCATCGATGAAAACCACTACATTATCGTCGTGTCAGATGGACGGACTTCAGAAAGTGAAGGACTGTCTCTCTACCAATTAGCGGAAGTGATGAAGTCTTATGGCGTTAAAACAGCCTACAACTTGGATGGTGGTGGATCTTCTACCCTTTATTTCAATGGCCAAGTTATTAACAAACCAACTACAAATGGTACTATTTCAGAAAGGGCGGTGAGCGACATTGTCTACATCGGTTACTAA
- a CDS encoding bifunctional glycosyltransferase family 2/GtrA family protein produces MNYLIIPAYQPDLNLVKLVRLVHAKSDLHIIVVDDGSDADKKVIFDKLEGLATVLTHEHNQGKGQALKTAYAYILERGTYGSIVTADADGQHKIWDIFRVVNQSQEHPGTLILGARAFSGKVPLRSAFGNKLTRFLFKQQTGVAVSDTQTGLRAFTTNLLPFMLEVDGQRYEYEMNVLLAASKSFPIVEVPIETAYINDNEGSHFRPIRDGLMIYKDMFKFALSSLSSFIVDYLVYAFFLFVMMAVPISLRILLANGIARVTSSIFNYSTNKHLVFKNKDSVAKTGSGYFGLALGLFILDTLLIRLFYTAFGLNLLISKIVVGFLLFLVSWVIQKKVIFKERTAPHHEIL; encoded by the coding sequence ATGAATTATCTTATCATCCCCGCCTATCAACCGGATCTGAATCTTGTCAAACTGGTTCGCTTGGTCCACGCCAAGAGCGATCTCCACATCATCGTGGTCGACGATGGGAGTGATGCTGACAAAAAAGTGATTTTTGACAAATTAGAGGGTCTTGCGACAGTTCTGACCCATGAGCACAACCAAGGAAAAGGGCAAGCTCTCAAGACTGCTTATGCATACATCCTAGAAAGAGGCACCTATGGAAGCATTGTTACAGCTGATGCAGACGGTCAGCACAAAATTTGGGATATTTTCAGGGTTGTTAACCAATCTCAAGAGCATCCTGGAACACTTATTCTAGGAGCCCGCGCCTTCTCTGGAAAAGTTCCTTTGCGTTCCGCCTTCGGAAATAAATTGACCCGCTTCTTATTTAAGCAACAAACCGGAGTGGCGGTCAGCGATACCCAAACGGGCCTACGGGCTTTCACTACGAATCTCTTGCCTTTCATGCTTGAGGTTGACGGACAGCGCTATGAATATGAAATGAATGTACTCCTCGCAGCAAGCAAATCCTTCCCCATCGTGGAAGTTCCCATCGAGACGGCCTACATCAATGACAACGAAGGCTCCCATTTCCGACCTATTCGAGATGGCCTCATGATCTACAAGGACATGTTCAAATTTGCCCTCTCCTCTCTGAGTAGTTTTATCGTTGACTATCTGGTCTACGCCTTCTTCCTTTTCGTGATGATGGCCGTGCCCATTAGTCTACGTATTCTCCTAGCCAATGGGATCGCTCGTGTAACGAGTTCCATCTTTAACTACTCGACCAATAAGCACCTAGTCTTTAAGAACAAAGACAGCGTCGCTAAAACTGGAAGTGGCTACTTTGGCCTAGCCCTCGGCCTCTTTATTCTCGATACGCTCTTGATTCGACTCTTCTATACTGCTTTCGGGCTCAATCTCCTGATCAGTAAGATTGTCGTTGGCTTCCTCCTCTTTCTGGTCTCATGGGTGATCCAGAAAAAAGTGATCTTCAAAGAAAGGACTGCTCCCCACCATGAAATTCTTTAA